The sequence below is a genomic window from Liolophura sinensis isolate JHLJ2023 chromosome 2, CUHK_Ljap_v2, whole genome shotgun sequence.
CTGTGGCTGCATACTCAAGGAGTTTGGAATCCAGTTTGACCTTGTAAAATCTCCCTTTGAAACAAATCTTCTTCGTAGGTAATTTCCACAAGGTGAGTCCTCCTCAAAACACAACTTTCATTCCACCTGTTTTTTCTATGTACAAGCTTCTCTGtttaaaatcacaaaatgtCTGCATGCAATGCGATAGCAAATTATGCTATGTAGGGGCCTACACTTTTCAATGTAGACAAGCAATTCAACTTGCTCATAAACTTTTGTATTCAAACTGGAACATTAACACCTGTGTTCAGTATGCaataacaacaacgacaacactGGAGCAATGCTTAACAATCTTCAAAACTGTCAGTCGTTTAAAACAACAATACGGAGATTCCGTCAGTCGAGGACATCGGCGAGTGGAGCAAGGGATGAGCTACTGACTTCTACCGGCACGTACGGTATCGATTCAAAACTTTCAACATCCACTCGTCACTCTCACCAGGCAAAAACGTCAGTAACTTGTTAATCAATCCTTCGTCAACTTACTTACACAGTCCAACGTCCAGGACGAAGTGCAGAAAATTTTTACTACCCTCAGTTGTCGTAGTAGAAATCTAAAAATAGACTGCTGTTTGGTGTCAACTGAATGTAACATGTCCAGACGTGAACTTTCGTGAAGTTTATCCGTTCACGAAATCCGCAGCGTATATTGACTCCAGTCCTTTCGCTGCGGGGTGCCCCGACAGAATAGTACCTACATAATTATCCATTCGTTCAGCTTACCCCATTGTAACGGAGAAATTAGGTATTGATTACAGCCATCAAAAGAGACCGCCAAAACATTTGAAACCATCATGGCGGAGCGGCCTCGTTCTGAGATTCGGGTTGGAGCATTTTTACTCTTATTGATAGAAGAGCTCTGCAGCACTCACACCAGGGACACGCCCACCTTTTCCACGTGCTTTGTCCCATGCGATAACATATAAATCGATTCGCTTGGATTTATTCAATTATTCTTGATTGACAGGTAAATTGccagtaaatatatttgttcctGCGTTCCTGTCTGGTGTCAAAGGGGCAACGATATCGATATAACCAGCTTGTGTCTTAGACATTGATTCTCGTCTGCACTTGGAAAGTACCGGTACCCCATGTACTGCATATATATAGGTGTACTGACGAAGAAATCGGCTATGAACTGAATTGCTGACACAAGATTGAGCATGTCCAGGAATCAACTATTCAGGCTGTATTTATCGGTGCATATGTTAACTTCTCATTATGAAAAACATATACCGCACAGGGAAGTTTACAACGAGGTGCCAGGGGTTGTCATATAGGTAACACATTCACCCTCTTAATTAGTACACTAGTACACTAGTACACATTTGTTATCTCCACCCCCACAAATACAATCCCTCGaaccagccccccccccccccccacatccTCCCCCGCACCACACACACAACCCTTGGCACGCCACACGgctgtaaacatacatacatgctatATTGTTCCGTCAGTGTAATAGGTGCTGTGAACAATGATCTGAGAAGCGTGTCGACAGTAATTCCTACTCGTGAAACGAATGCGTGTATATGTGCGTGGAAGAGGCAATACAAAGtttccaaaaatgttttgtatgaCAGCGTATGTACAAAAACGAAAATACAGTTAAGTTAACGACACACTGTAGTTTGCATATTATCCAACGTCCCGAGAAGTTGTATTGTACATGATCGGGCTTAATGTGCCACATTTGCCAGAAATATACTGCTTTGAAGACGCAAATAGGCCTACTCTCCATTATAATAGAGTCAAGCAGCACACACTATGGGAAAAATAAACTATAGAAAGTTTTCTGACCTTTAGAGTAAAGCGAAGAAACactacatatatgttataaatttttttttttttttttgacataacatgacaaaatgtaggTAGTTTTCGACTGCTTTGCAGTGGTCGCGCAATGGCTGTTGGGTTGGAAGtggatatttacatgtatttattcatttgattggtgttttacgccgaactcaagaatatttcacttatacgacgcggccaaaattacggtgggaggaaatcgggtagagccccgggggaaacatacgaccatccgcatctTGTTGCAGAGCCTACTCACGTGGAAAGAGAGGTAGccagtgaccgcattgatgagaggcttctgggtcattgaaCCACGCTGGCACTCTACAGGTACcacggccacggaggccccggatGTTGATTAATTGTTCCCAGCTTTCTCTGTCCTGATTTCAGGATTATTATGGATGTAAATGCAGTCTGAAAGTCTATATTACTCTTAAAGTGAGGATATGCTCTTATCTTCGGCTACTATATTAACACTAGTCTTAATACTATGTTGGACAACTTAAAATTtcgagggcctccgtggccggggtggttagcgtgccagcgcggctcAATGAGCCAAGAGCATCTCCCCCAATGTACCAAGTCCCGCTCATCCTGGCTTCTCCtaccgtacgtggggaggtctggcagcaacgacggatagtcgtgggtttcctcccaccataatgctggctgccatcatataatatagtcaagaaatattcttgagtacgtcataaaacaccaatcaaataaatcgaaCAAATACTAGGCCTACAAATATGTTGGAAAACATTTGAGGGcgtccgtggccgaggggttagcatgccagcgcggcgcaataatccaggagcctATCAGCAATGTGGTCCCTGtcagttcaattccagctcatgccggcttcctcttaGGCCGAACGCGAGAAGGTgtttcaacaacctgcggatggctgtggggtTTGAGACGATAAAAATGCAGTTAAACACAGGAACCAATTAGCCAACATGCAGCGTTTGCCATGTTATGTATAATCACATTAGTGTATATAACTTGTATCATGTCCATTATAAGTTTAATGCTCAAACGAAGGCTTTGTCACATTtaatgtcacatatacatgtagctttgctTAACATGAATGATAAAAATAGTGGCATCCCCTCAGTGATCTGAACAGACGGAAGGGAAGTAAACATGTACTCATCCACAAAAGAGTAACCTGGCtcaagttgtctcccttactTAATGACGATTCAATGGCTATATCTCTGTTatttaatttctctttgtcaGTCGGCCTTTCCTGTCTACTTATAAATTTAGAtgagtaaaaccccaagcataaatacatacatagatgtatTCACGTAGAATAAATTCAGTACCTTTTTCAGGATTTTCATCAAACTGTTTTAAATACCTGattcgccccccccccccaccccgacAGTTCAGCTTAAAAGCTTAGCCTATAGTGTCTTCAACGAACAGGACGTCAGGATTGAATTGCTTGACCTTGACCATGGTTGAGAGGAACTAAGTTTTTGTTCTGACCTGTTTTCCTTACAGGTTTTTCGGTCATGTTTTTAACTGCGATTACATTGCTATTTTTACTTCTTTTCAAGGTGAAATTCCCATCTTTATGAAGAACGTTTAATTCTGCACAGACTAAAAAACCCACAGTTAGcctcaaaaagtgcatttttataaaatactacttttggTACTTAAActcatattttttcatttggttATCATTTTACCTTCCATGCAAACCTTAAAGCTTCAGAAAACACCTTTCTCAGATGAATAGTCCTGTCATAATGGGGATAAATGAGCAACTTTATTATGGTTACGGGCGAAAGTTTGGGCATGATATACTTATAGGCGGTATATTGTGCTGAAGGCATGCCTCAGCACATGTTCTGAAGGCGTACCTCAGCACGTGTCCTAAAGGTGTACTTTAGCACGTGTCTGAAGGTGTACCCCAGCACGTGTCCTGAAGGTGTACCTCAGCACGTGTCCTGAAGGTGTACCTCAGCACGTGTCCTGAAGGCGTACCTCAGCACATGTTCTGAAGGCGTACCTCAGCACGTGTCCTAAAGGTGTACCTTAGCACGTGTCCTGAAGGTGTACCTTAGCACGTGTCCTGAAGGTGTACCTCAGCACATGTTCTGAAGGCGTACCTCAGCACATGTTCTGAAGGCGTACCTCAGCACGTGTCCTAAAGGTGTACCTTAGCATGTGTCCTGAAGGTGTACCCCAGCACGTGTCCTGAAGGTGTACCTCAGCACGTGTCCCGAAGGTGTACCTCAGCACGTGTCCTGAAGGTGTACCTCAGCACGTGTCCTGAAGGCGTACCTCAGCACGTGACCTGAAGGCGTACCCCAGCACGTGTCCTGAAGGCGTACCTCAGCACGTGTCCTGAAGGTGTACGTCAGCACGTGTCCAATTCTGTACGAGCACCAACCGTCGTAAACCATTTTCTCACTTAAGAGTGTTATTGAGTGTTTTTGGAAGGGGCGTCGAATATCAAATATATGATCAAATAACGAAATGGCTGGCTGGAATTTAACTtgtttatctgaaaaaaaaaacaaacgctTATACATATAGTTTCACCAGTTCTCCCTCCGCACCCCGCCCACTTCCAACAACCGAACACACACAGAACTGCAAACAACCGTGCTGAATACTACATGAGGGAATTTGAGAACCGTTATTATCACAAACTCTATAGGGATCAATGACACCGTATTGACAATTTCTGTGATTGACAGAAAGTTTAGCAAAATACACGTTCGATCTATATCACAAGAAATATCTAACAATGCtcttttgaaatttttattcaaacatTGTTCTATTCAACGGCAATAAACACAGTCTAGTTCCTAgtgacaatatttcagctatacctTGGCGATATAAAGTctaaattgaaaacaaaacttgatATGCATGTAGTACAGAAACTAGATTctcatgtcatttatttttaaaaaagccaCGAAACCCAGTGACAGCCGTGACCCTTTAAAAGCAAAGGTATTGTCAGATACACCGTCTCGTCCCAGACGCTCGCATCGGATTTGAGATTTCTTCCTGGTCTAATACATGTGCTGGGCCTTCGTATTGGATACAGTGGTCATATTGCATGCGGACGTCGTACTGCACATGGTCTGTGATCCTGTTCCCTGCAGTTTCTGAAACAGACATCAGGAAGAGTACCGATACGAGAGGCAGCACAGATACCACAGAGACAACACGGACACGAGAGACAGCACAGACATAAGAAACGGCACAGATACGAGAAACTGCACAGACACGAGAAACTTAACCAGAGTCCAGTGACAGCAGAGATACGAGACACAGCACAGGTACGAGACACAGCACAGGTACGAGACACAGCACAGACACGAGAAACAGCAGTCACGAGTGACAGCACAGACACGAGAAACAACACAAACACGAGTAACAGCACAGACACGAGAAACAACACAAACACGAGAAACAGCACAGACACGAGAAACAGCACAGACACGAGAAACAGCACAGACACTAACTCCTAGTTTTACGTACCGAGAAATACACCACGGTCACAATGATCAAAAAGAAAGCCGATACAGACATCAGGACAACACCGGCGATTTGGTTGCCACAAGAGGCTGAAATGAAAcgtatttaattaaattaaatgttaaaccACTAACAGTtgacaaataactgaaaagctTAAGTCATATACGAGTTCACTTTGCATGATTTATTGGTGGCTAACTTTATGTAACCTTAACCTTCTTACATacttttgtctttgggagctagtgttaaacgttgttttggaaatagatcttgcgattatcgacttggaacgccctttacggactacgaatgggatacgaatgtcggacatgacgctcatatttattttctttttgatctgtgtttttcgccgtactcaagaatatttcacttatacgacgaaggccagcactatggtgggaggaaaccggacatggGGGGAAACagacgaccatccgaaggttgctgccaaaccttcccacgtacaatcACGGGATAAGCTGGGAGGGGGAAAAATTATTTGGCCTTAGAAAAAGTGGAAGATGAGTGGGTGGAAATAAGTTGGTATGTTTGACGAATGACTTACTTGGCTTAGCAACTATGATCGCGAACTGAATCAGAGAGTTCAATGACAGTACAACACCCGTTATGGCGAATCCTAGAACACGCCGAAAAGCACAATCTGAAAGACAACAGATGAGGGTAAAAATACTTCATATAACAGGCTTGGTCATAGTGTCACAGTTCATTTTGAaagttatattaaaaatatggtTTGAAGattaatctgaaaaattacgtaaaaaaagagtgagtgagtgagtgagtgagtgagtgagtgagtgcttggggtttaacgtcgtactcaacaatttttcagtcatatgacgacgaaggaatccttagggcatgcacgtgtaatgtgccgtaaaaaaagaaaagaaaaaaatgaagaaaatgaaagataaagaagaaaaaaaaaaaaaaaggaagaaagaaagatgaagaaatattaattattattaaagaaaacatttatttacttatttcaacgttgttcatttttttttcactcatacgatagCTCTCTGTTTTTCCGGTGTAATACCGgggttaaaccaccgacctgtggcaagttacaAACGAAGAGAAATGCACACAACACGGCCGGTAGTCTTAAATTAACGTAAGATTGCTTAAATGACAACACGAGCGTTGtggactgcttattgtcaccaatgcccaACTAGCGCTGTTAGCGCGGGGAAATTTACACATTCGCTGCATGCCCAAAGCAGGGATTGAACTCGTGCCCCGCGTTTCTCagcaattgaaaggcaagcacctttgACCTCCAGACCACGGTCCTTACAAATGCATTGTAATTCTAATTCTAATGCATAGAATACAGTATCTGTACCTGAAATCAACCATACATCTGAGATTATTTGCTCGGAATGGTTTCTTTCACGGCCAATTCGGCGAATACAATTATAGATCTATAGGTTTACGGACTTTGAAAGATGAAATGTAGAAAACTGTGTGTTAAATGGCTACACAAACCTgaggtgacgtcactggtcccaatatggccAGATAAGGCCACTTTAGAATCCAATGTTTCAAATGCGTTTTACTAggcagaaaaaatacaaaaacaaacaaatcgaACTCTTTTTCTGGAATGTGTTTAATTGTCTTCAATCTGACATATAGTTCACATTAGTATTTTCTTTGCCTATCTCTGaagtttatttaattttttttcttttcttttaagaaagATGTCGAGTAGGAAGAAGTGCTAACTTACGGCAGCGGTGGTACAGTACCATGATGACGAAATGCACCACGTGGGCGACAAATATCAGGCACGTGATGATTAACAAGGATAGGTAACCTTGAGACGTGGCTGCAAAGTGAAATAGGCGATTACAGAATTATCTGGGAACGTAAtgctacatgcactctaaaaaataatctgttaatttcaatagaaaatctgttgtctgagtgaagctAGGGAGTAACATATGGCTATTATAACATAGTGTGTCCTACTGTGTCCTATTCAACATTATAGTCTGTTATAATCCAgtataatctttatgttgaaaaaaacaaacacaaaacaaaaacaaaaatgaatacattCTACAGATATATCGTCAAGcagacaacagaaaaaaatagaatgtttgtgctacattgtatatttaacagaacaatctggtGCTATAACAGATTACGTTCTGTATGACATCAGGCAGACAACAgaattcctgttaaaattatcCGGTGACGTATACAGCCCAGCAACACTACAAAAGCTTGGTACATGTTCGCAATGATTTTCTGCTTTATACGATGGAGTAAAATACTGTAATTATAATACAAAGATTaaagcagagagagtaaaaccagaacaacgacgagagtgtgatagacgtacagcacagagagtaaaaccagaacaacgacgagagtgtgatagacgtacaggacagagagtaaaaccagaacaacgacgacagtgtgatagacgtacagcacagagagtaaaaccagaacaacgacgacagtgtgatagacgtacagcagagagagtaaaaccagaacaacgacgacagtgtgatagacgtacagcacagagagtaaaaccagaacaacgacgacagtatgatagacgtacagcacagagagtaaaaccagaacaacgacgagagtgtgatagacgtacagcacagagagtaaaaccagaacaacgacgacagtgtgatagacgtacagcacagagagtaaaaccagaacaacgacgacagtgtgatagacgtacagcacagagagtaaaaccagaacaacgacgacagtgtgatagacgtacagcacagagagtaaaaccagaacaacgacgagagtgtgatagacgtacaggacagagagtaaaaccagaacaacgacgacagtgtgatagacgtacagcacagagagtaaaaccagaacaacgacaacagtgtgatagacgtacagcacagagagtaaaaccagaacaacgacgacagtgtgatagacgtacagcacagagagtaaaaccagaacaacgacgacagtgtgatagacgtacagcacagagagtaaaaccagaacaacgacgacagtatgatagacgtacagcacagagagtaaaaccagaacaacgacgacagtgtgatagacgtacagcacagagagtaaaaccagaacaacgacgacagtgtgatagacgtacagtacagagagtaaaaccagaacaacgacgacagtgtgatagacgtacagcacagagagtaaaaccagaacaacgacgagagtgtgatagacgtacagcacagagagtaaaaccagaacaacgacgacagtgtgatagacgtacagcacagagagtaaaac
It includes:
- the LOC135463187 gene encoding uncharacterized protein LOC135463187, with the translated sequence MSSPSNETSTADCFTTSQGYLSLLIITCLIFVAHVVHFVIMVLYHRCHCAFRRVLGFAITGVVLSLNSLIQFAIIVAKPTSCGNQIAGVVLMSVSAFFLIIVTVVYFSKLQGTGSQTMCSTTSACNMTTVSNTKAQHMY